A single region of the Streptomyces virginiae genome encodes:
- the metK gene encoding methionine adenosyltransferase has product MSRRLFTSESVTEGHPDKIADQISDTILDALLTEDPTSRVAVETLITTGLVHIAGEVTTKAYAPIAQLVRDKILEIGYDSSKKGFDGASCGVSVSIGAQSPDIAQGVDTAYEKRVEGDEDELDKQGAGDQGLMFGYACDETPELMPLPIHIAHRLSRRLSEVRKNGTIPYLRPDGKTQVTIEYDGDKAVRLDTVVVSSQHASDIDLDSLLAPDIREFVVEHVLAQLVEDGIKLDTEGYRLLVNPTGRFEIGGPMGDAGLTGRKIIIDTYGGMARHGGGAFSGKDPSKVDRSAAYAMRWVAKNVVAAGLASRCEVQVAYAIGKAEPVGLFVETFGTAKVETQKIEDAIGEVFDLRPAAIIRDLDLLRPIYAQTAAYGHFGRELPDFTWERTDRVDALRAAAGL; this is encoded by the coding sequence GTGTCCCGTCGTCTGTTCACCTCGGAGTCCGTCACCGAGGGCCACCCCGACAAGATCGCTGACCAGATCAGCGACACGATCCTCGACGCGCTCCTCACCGAGGACCCGACCTCGCGCGTCGCCGTGGAAACCCTCATCACCACGGGTCTCGTGCACATCGCGGGAGAGGTGACGACGAAGGCCTACGCGCCGATCGCGCAGCTCGTCCGGGACAAGATCCTCGAAATCGGCTACGACTCCTCGAAGAAGGGCTTCGACGGCGCCTCCTGCGGCGTGTCGGTGTCCATCGGCGCCCAGTCCCCGGACATCGCGCAGGGCGTCGACACCGCCTACGAGAAGCGCGTCGAGGGCGACGAGGACGAGCTCGACAAGCAGGGCGCCGGCGACCAGGGCCTGATGTTCGGCTACGCCTGCGACGAGACCCCCGAGCTCATGCCGCTGCCGATCCACATCGCGCACCGGCTCTCGCGCCGCCTGTCCGAGGTCCGCAAGAACGGGACCATCCCGTACCTGCGCCCCGACGGCAAGACCCAGGTCACCATCGAGTACGACGGCGACAAGGCCGTGCGCCTGGACACCGTCGTGGTCTCCTCGCAGCACGCCTCGGACATCGACCTCGACTCGCTGCTCGCTCCCGACATCCGCGAGTTCGTCGTCGAGCACGTCCTGGCCCAGCTCGTCGAGGACGGCATCAAGCTCGACACCGAGGGCTACCGCCTCCTGGTGAACCCGACCGGCCGCTTCGAGATCGGCGGCCCGATGGGCGACGCCGGCCTCACCGGCCGCAAGATCATCATCGACACCTACGGCGGCATGGCCCGCCACGGTGGCGGCGCCTTCTCCGGCAAGGACCCGTCGAAGGTCGACCGCTCCGCCGCCTACGCCATGCGCTGGGTCGCCAAGAACGTGGTCGCCGCCGGTCTCGCCTCGCGCTGCGAGGTGCAGGTCGCGTACGCCATCGGCAAGGCCGAGCCCGTCGGCCTCTTCGTCGAGACCTTCGGCACCGCCAAGGTCGAGACGCAGAAGATCGAGGACGCGATCGGCGAGGTCTTCGACCTGCGCCCGGCCGCGATCATCCGCGACCTCGACCTGCTGCGCCCGATCTACGCCCAGACCGCCGCCTACGGCCACTTCGGCCGCGAGCTGCCGGACTTCACCTGGGAGCGCACCGACCGCGTGGACGCGCTGCGCGCGGCCGCCGGCCTGTAA
- a CDS encoding primosomal protein N', with the protein MSSDNGESETEAGGPPEQLALIRDIVAEAKAKAPKAKPRTWRGAALAAELPVARVLVNKGVLHLDRTFDYAVPEELSEAAQPGVRVRVRFGAGSHHVHGGRREGGGLIDGFIVERRAESDYEGALAALAHVVSPEVVLSPRMLALARAVADRYAGSLADVLQLALPARSARAEAKPSPEPLPPPAAPEPAGWERYGAGPGFLRALATGGSPRAVWTALPGPGWADELARAMAATLASGRGALAVLPDGRTAARVDAALTALLGEGRHALLTAESGPEKRYRQWLAVHRGSVRAVIGTRAAMFAPVRDLGLVAVWDDGDSSHSDDNAPFPHVREVLELRAVGDGCGFLAGSTSCTVEAAQLVESGWARPLIADRETVRACAPRIRTVGDELLARDEAARAARLPSLAWETVREGLKTGPVLVQVPRRGYVPRLACERCRTPARCTVCAGPLEAPDERDLTCGWCGRGEPSWHCEECGSFRLRAQVVGARRTAEELGRAFPAVAVRTSGRDHVLDEVPDRPALVVCTPGAEPVAAGAGYAAALLLDGWAMLSRPDLRAGEDALRRWIAAASLVRGDGQVVVVAEPTLRPVQALVRWDPVGHAVRELADRSQLGFPPVSRMAAVAGRGEAVEAFLAGAGLPPDAEILGPVPLPGRRGEPSPGERALVRVPPGSGAALAAALKKAQAARLAKGVPAAEAVRVRIDPPDIG; encoded by the coding sequence GTGAGCAGCGACAACGGCGAGAGCGAAACCGAGGCGGGGGGCCCGCCGGAGCAGCTCGCACTGATCCGGGACATCGTCGCCGAGGCGAAGGCCAAGGCGCCCAAGGCGAAGCCGCGCACCTGGCGCGGGGCCGCCCTCGCCGCCGAGCTGCCCGTCGCCCGCGTCCTGGTGAACAAGGGCGTGCTGCACCTCGACCGGACCTTCGACTACGCCGTCCCCGAAGAGCTCTCCGAGGCCGCCCAACCCGGCGTCCGCGTCCGCGTCCGGTTCGGCGCCGGCTCCCACCACGTGCACGGCGGCCGCCGCGAGGGCGGCGGCCTCATCGACGGCTTCATCGTGGAACGCCGCGCCGAGTCCGACTACGAGGGCGCACTGGCCGCCCTCGCCCACGTCGTCTCGCCCGAGGTGGTCCTCAGCCCCCGCATGCTCGCCCTCGCCCGGGCCGTCGCCGACCGCTACGCGGGCAGCCTCGCCGACGTGCTCCAGCTCGCCCTGCCCGCGCGGAGCGCCCGCGCCGAGGCCAAGCCCTCACCGGAACCCCTACCGCCACCCGCCGCCCCCGAGCCCGCCGGCTGGGAACGGTACGGCGCCGGCCCCGGGTTCCTGCGCGCCCTCGCCACCGGCGGCAGCCCGCGCGCCGTATGGACCGCCCTGCCCGGCCCCGGCTGGGCCGACGAACTCGCCCGCGCCATGGCCGCCACCCTGGCCTCCGGGCGCGGCGCCCTCGCCGTGCTCCCCGACGGACGGACCGCCGCCCGCGTCGACGCCGCCCTGACCGCCCTGCTCGGCGAGGGCCGGCACGCCCTGCTCACCGCCGAGTCGGGACCCGAGAAGCGCTACCGCCAATGGCTCGCCGTGCACCGCGGCTCCGTACGGGCCGTCATCGGCACCCGGGCCGCCATGTTCGCCCCCGTACGGGACCTCGGGCTGGTCGCCGTCTGGGACGACGGCGACTCCAGCCACAGCGACGACAACGCCCCCTTCCCGCACGTCCGGGAGGTACTGGAACTGCGCGCCGTGGGCGACGGCTGCGGCTTCCTCGCCGGCAGCACGAGCTGCACCGTGGAGGCCGCCCAACTGGTCGAGTCCGGCTGGGCCAGGCCCCTGATCGCCGACCGCGAGACCGTACGGGCCTGCGCGCCGCGGATCCGGACCGTCGGGGACGAGCTGCTCGCCCGCGACGAGGCCGCCCGCGCCGCGCGCCTGCCGAGCCTGGCCTGGGAGACCGTCCGGGAAGGGCTGAAGACCGGGCCCGTCCTGGTCCAGGTACCGCGACGGGGCTATGTGCCCCGGCTGGCGTGCGAGCGGTGCCGCACCCCCGCCCGCTGCACGGTCTGCGCCGGGCCGCTGGAAGCCCCCGACGAGCGGGACCTGACGTGCGGGTGGTGCGGGCGCGGCGAGCCGTCCTGGCACTGCGAGGAATGCGGATCGTTCCGGCTCCGGGCCCAGGTGGTCGGCGCCCGACGCACCGCCGAGGAACTGGGCCGCGCCTTCCCGGCCGTCGCCGTACGGACCTCCGGGCGCGACCACGTCCTCGACGAGGTACCCGACCGGCCCGCGCTCGTGGTCTGCACCCCGGGCGCCGAACCGGTGGCGGCGGGCGCCGGGTACGCGGCCGCGCTGCTCCTCGACGGCTGGGCCATGCTGAGCCGGCCCGACCTGCGGGCCGGCGAGGACGCGCTCCGGCGGTGGATCGCGGCCGCCTCCCTGGTCCGGGGCGACGGGCAGGTCGTGGTGGTCGCCGAGCCGACGCTGCGGCCCGTCCAGGCGCTCGTCCGGTGGGACCCGGTGGGGCACGCCGTACGGGAGCTGGCGGACCGGTCCCAGCTCGGCTTCCCGCCGGTGTCCCGGATGGCGGCGGTGGCCGGTCGGGGCGAGGCGGTGGAGGCCTTCCTGGCCGGAGCCGGCCTGCCGCCCGACGCGGAGATCCTGGGACCCGTACCGCTCCCGGGGCGGCGCGGGGAACCGTCCCCCGGGGAGCGGGCGCTGGTCCGGGTCCCGCCGGGCAGCGGAGCCGCCCTGGCGGCCGCACTGAAGAAGGCGCAGGCGGCCCGGCTGGCGAAGGGGGTTCCGGCGGCGGAGGCCGTCCGGGTCCGCATCGACCCGCCCGACATCGGCTGA